One stretch of Marinobacterium iners DNA includes these proteins:
- a CDS encoding PA3496 family putative envelope integrity protein: MGTKIRVDQVADDDLDDWNEQFTEEEEIGRSRVRYNGKRRRQIEDLMEERRLMRQIGDIFDDQDLYLH; encoded by the coding sequence ATGGGCACCAAAATCCGTGTCGATCAAGTTGCAGATGACGATCTGGACGACTGGAACGAGCAGTTTACCGAAGAGGAAGAGATCGGCCGCAGCCGTGTACGCTATAACGGCAAGCGCCGCCGCCAGATCGAAGACCTAATGGAAGAGCGTCGTCTGATGCGCCAAATTGGCGACATCTTCGACGACCAGGATCTCTACCTGCATTAA
- a CDS encoding TPR end-of-group domain-containing protein yields the protein MRRLSALLMAGLLLALPSAKAQSPSSDTTAASEAAVVVSESDQLRSEQRQELRQHVQQLQEPLYNPFIERYMIDEIKALRSDMERQRVEMIREITDRELKVANTSISYATDTVTYFFYLIAAASSILLIVGWSSIREIRERVQSIADEKVGKLVQEYEERLDRVEKELLRKSRIIQENQHELEITNEVQTLWVKATQETSWEQKIRLYDRILELRPDNPEALTYKADAALELNQHQWAISLCNRALTVDPDSGHAYFQLACAYADLGASRIALDYLKQAVQISDEYREQGRQEQRLLSLSQEPDFVSVLTQQQEGSSKED from the coding sequence ATGCGCCGCCTGAGTGCGCTGCTGATGGCTGGATTGCTGCTGGCGTTGCCATCGGCAAAGGCCCAGTCTCCTTCGTCTGACACCACTGCCGCCTCCGAGGCGGCAGTGGTCGTTTCCGAGTCTGATCAGTTGCGTTCGGAGCAGCGTCAGGAGTTGCGTCAACACGTTCAGCAACTGCAGGAGCCGCTCTACAATCCGTTTATCGAACGCTACATGATCGATGAAATCAAGGCGCTGCGCTCCGACATGGAGCGGCAACGGGTCGAAATGATTCGGGAGATTACCGACCGTGAGCTGAAGGTGGCCAACACCTCGATCTCTTATGCCACCGACACGGTAACCTATTTTTTCTATCTGATTGCAGCTGCATCATCGATCCTGTTGATTGTGGGCTGGAGCTCAATCCGTGAGATTCGTGAACGGGTACAGAGCATTGCGGATGAAAAAGTGGGCAAACTGGTGCAGGAGTATGAGGAGCGGCTTGATCGAGTCGAGAAGGAACTGCTGCGCAAATCCCGCATCATTCAGGAAAACCAGCATGAGCTGGAGATTACCAATGAAGTTCAGACCCTATGGGTCAAGGCGACTCAGGAAACGTCCTGGGAGCAGAAAATACGGTTGTATGATCGTATTCTTGAGCTGCGCCCGGATAATCCGGAAGCGCTAACCTATAAGGCCGATGCGGCGCTCGAACTGAACCAGCATCAGTGGGCGATCTCACTGTGTAACCGTGCCTTGACGGTAGATCCTGACAGTGGTCATGCCTACTTTCAGCTGGCCTGTGCCTATGCTGACCTGGGGGCCAGCCGCATAGCACTGGATTATCTGAAACAGGCTGTACAGATTTCGGATGAGTATCGGGAGCAGGGCCGTCAGGAGCAGCGTCTGCTGTCACTGTCGCAGGAGCCTGATTTCGTGTCAGTACTTACGCAACAGCAGGAAGGAAGCAGCAAAGAGGACTAG